A region of Panthera uncia isolate 11264 chromosome D4, Puncia_PCG_1.0, whole genome shotgun sequence DNA encodes the following proteins:
- the LOC125924898 gene encoding heterogeneous nuclear ribonucleoprotein A1, translated as MSKSESPKEPEQLRKLFIGGLSFETTDESLRSHFEQWGTLTDCVVMRDPNTKRSRGFGFVTYATVEEVDAAMNARPHKVDGRVVEPKRAVSREDSQRPGAHLTVKKIFVGGIKEDTEEHHLRDYFEQYGKIEVIEIMTDRGSGKKRGFAFVTFDDHDSVDKIVIQKYHTVNGHNCEVRKALSKQEMASASSSQRGRSGSGNFGGGRGGGFGGNDNFGRGGNFSGRGGFGGSRGGGGYGGSGDGYNGFGNDGSNFGGGGSYNDFGNYNNQSSNFGPMKGGNFGGRSSGPYGGGGQYFAKPRNQGGYGGSSSSSSYGSGRRF; from the coding sequence ATGTCTAAGTCAGAGTCTCCCAAAGAGCCTGAACAGCTGCGGAAGCTTTTCATTGGAGGTTTGAGCTTTGAAACAACCGATGAGAGTCTGAGGAGCCATTTTGAGCAATGGGGAACGCTTACGGACTGTGTGGTAATGAGAGATCCAAACACCAAGCGCTCCAGAGGCTTTGGGTTTGTCACCTATGCCACTGTGGAAGAGGTGGATGCAGCCATGAATGCAAGGCCACACAAGGTGGATGGAAGAGTTGTGGAACCAAAGAGGGCTGTCTCGAGAGAAGATTCTCAAAGACCTGGTGCCCACTTAActgtgaaaaagatttttgtcGGTGGCATTAAAGAAGACACCGAAGAACATCAtctaagagattattttgaaCAGTATGGGAAAATTGAAGTGATTGAAATCATGACTGACCGAGGCAGTGGCAAAAAGAGAGGCTTTGCTTTTGTGACCTTTGACGACCATGACTCTGTAGACAAGATTGTCATTCAAAAATACCATACTGTGAACGGCCACAACTGTGAAGTAAGGAAAGCTTTATCTAAGCAAGAGATGGCTAGTGCTTCTTCCAGCCAAAGAGGTCGAAGTGGTTCTGGGAACTTCGGTGGTGGTCGTGGAGGTGGTTTTGGTGGGAATGACAACTTTGGCCGTGGAGGAAACTTCAGTGGGCGAGGTGGCTTTGGCGGCAGTCGAGGTGGTGGTGGAtatggtggcagtggggatggcTATAACGGATTTGGTAACGATGGAAGCAACTTTGGAGGTGGTGGAAGCTATAATGATTTTGGCAATTACAACAATCAATCTTCAAATTTTGGACCCATGAAAGGAGGAAATTTTGGAGGCAGAAGCTCTGGCCCCTATGGTGGTGGAGGTCAATACTTTGCCAAACCACGAAACCAAGGTGGCTATGGCGgttccagcagcagcagtagctatggcagtggcagaaggttttaa